A genomic region of Metopolophium dirhodum isolate CAU chromosome 1, ASM1992520v1, whole genome shotgun sequence contains the following coding sequences:
- the LOC132936648 gene encoding nuclear transcription factor Y subunit beta-like, which produces MFVFPSDFTIESSFRLPTFIFHWAFIANTMSVCFICDAKLYGERTQVCSNSPHTDIPYPQKIAELLGDEVVVIVTPADQMCKKCTSLLNYLDKSEIDVMNVKNAILSFLQNKYGKLLPDQAVKDVDIVSGHLKEQERQKNQVQTPLTLLKTQQQQQQQQQQQQQQQQQQQQQQQQQQQQPTQVEQGQQKVPSGLTIGVSPAAAVVMPVQTPSELIKTQEQKTKQQQQKQQQQQQPSTKVYKCGLCIFQSKVLDHVRFHMNSHVNEKEPEKPILNQATKVLTPAPQQKKHIYRCQICSESFGNRINCLDHIIKDHIHLTPSTSNAERGTEDFCLVATKVMDPELPMTQENNLQAETPMYVNINQQDNNEGTVETYMMWNDHIPTEGYADIKQEEDTDNSQGDNTVKEAKLDIIHYNIRN; this is translated from the exons ATGTTCGTTTTCCCCTCGGACTTCACCATCGAGTCGTCATTTCGTCTGcctacttttatttttcactggGCATTCATCGCAA ATACGATGAGTGTCTGTTTTATTTGTGATGCAAAATTGTACGGTGAACGTACACAGGTGTGTAGCAATTCACCACATACTGATATACCATACCCACAAAAAATTGCTGAGCTTTTGGGAGATGAAGTTGTGGTCATTGTAACCCCTGCTGATCAGATGTGTAAGAAATGTACCTcacttttgaattatttggATAAGTCTGAAATTGATGTGATGAATGTCAAAAATgcaattttgtcatttttacaaaataaatatggtaAATTGCTTCCTGATCAGGCTGTTAAGGATGTTGAT ATTGTCAGTGGACACTTAAAGGAACAAGAAAGACAAAAAAATCAGGTCCAAACTCCATTAACATTGTTAAAaacacaacaacagcagcagcagcaacaacaacaacaacaacaacaacaacaacaacaacaacaacaacaacaacaacaacaacaacaaccaaCACAAGTAGAACAAGGTCAGCAAAAAGTACCTAGTGGTCTGACAATAGGAGTTTCtcctgctgctgctgttgtaaTGCCGGTCCAAACTCCATCAGAATTGATCAAAACACAAGAACAAAAAAcgaaacaacaacaacaaaagcagcagcaacaacaacaaccatCAACGAAAGTATACAAATGCGGTTTATGTATATTCCAATCAAAAGTGCTAGATCATGTTCG ATTCCACATGAACTCTCATGTGAACGAAAAAGAGCCTGAAAAACCTATTCTAAATCAAGCAACTAAAGTATTAACCCCG gcaCCACAACAGAAGAAACATATCTATAGATGTCAAATATGTTCTGAATCCTTTGGTAATCGAATTAATTGCcttgatcatattataaaagatCATATTCATTTAACTCCATCAACCTCAAATGca gaaaGAGGAACTGAAGATTTTTGTCTGGTTGCAACTAAAGTTATGGATCCAGAACTACCCATGACTCAAGAAAATAATCTACAAGCGGAAACTCCTATGTACGTAAACATAAATCAACAGGATAACAACGAAGGCACTGTCGAAACATATATGATGTGGAATGACCATATCCCCACTGAAGGATATGCAGATATTAAACAAGAAGAAGATACTGATAACTCTCAGGGAGATAATACTGTAAAAGAAGCCAAATTggatattattcattataatattagaaattaa